The following proteins come from a genomic window of Rhodobium gokarnense:
- a CDS encoding leucine-rich repeat domain-containing protein: SDLAPLAGLQNLQTVNCGRTQVSDLAPLAGLQNLQTVNCGRTQVSDLAPLAGLENLQTVYCWSTQVSDLTPLAGLQNLQTVYCWSTQVSDLAPLAGLENLQTVDCGRTQVSDLAPLAGLENLQTVNCWSTQVSDLAPLVGLENLQTVNCGRTQVSDLAPLAGLQNLQTVYCSDTQVSDLAPLAGLQNLQEIDCSDTQVSDLAPLAGLENLQTVNCSGCHLSDDFETLWFRPSLSTATLWNTTLPSVPAEVLSQYYGDNCLARLRSHFRDLGEGRETIGDVKVMILGNGRVGKTKICRRLSGQDFGDRKEPSTHGIRILSAPLPHTGKENQPARKMQIWDFGGQDIYHGTHALFMKSRAIFPLVWTTKSEGSIEHEYGGMRFANQPLAYWLSYVRQFGGTTSPLIIIQNQCDGPRDEVLEPPLPAENRSDFPFCKHVHYSALKDLGRASLDDAIIEAIKWLDQTRGVDVIGAGRATVKRQLEEMHRADTELPVNERRNQVLSKAQFRTLCVEAGGISDQDLLLDYLHNTGTVFYQRELFRDRIILDQQWALDAIYSIFDRENVYQRLTRSRHGRFDRIDLASLLWDAEGYSIDEQKLFLTFMESCGVCFRVSGNDPDEGSAPEYIAPDLLPEESPQAVAEKWNADRPTEEKSYAFDLLPPGLMRGIISRIGSQAGLSGDYWRHGVYVSETRTGSRGIVEERCAEGWKGDIRVAAQRGQAKTLLAALCEIVEQEQKRFGLTAQASEIRQKAEEFELAFQREEAAVPKIFVSYAWGDETPEGRGRDEAVEALCNDARDRGITVYRDKDELHVGDRISDFMNMLSAGDRICIILSKKYLESSFCMKELYDIWRRSGLKDDDLLEKIRVYRLPCANIFTAADRLRWGAHWQQQYDELDSLAKEVGHQLMSEKDFNHYRRMQRFASDIGEILTAVADVVLPANIEDYGRYCFEDISSNDSDANTGSD, encoded by the coding sequence TCAGCGACCTGGCGCCCCTCGCCGGCCTCCAAAACCTCCAAACGGTCAATTGCGGCCGCACACAGGTCAGCGACCTGGCGCCCCTCGCCGGCCTCCAAAACCTCCAAACGGTCAATTGCGGCCGCACACAGGTCAGCGACCTGGCGCCCCTCGCCGGCCTCGAGAACCTCCAAACGGTCTATTGCTGGTCCACACAGGTCAGCGACCTGACGCCCCTCGCCGGCCTCCAAAACCTCCAAACGGTCTATTGCTGGTCCACACAGGTCAGCGACCTGGCGCCCCTCGCCGGCCTCGAAAACCTCCAAACGGTCGACTGCGGCCGCACACAGGTCAGCGACCTGGCGCCCCTCGCCGGCCTCGAGAACCTCCAAACGGTCAATTGCTGGTCCACACAGGTCAGCGACCTGGCGCCCCTCGTCGGCCTCGAAAACCTCCAAACGGTCAATTGCGGCCGCACACAGGTCAGCGACCTGGCGCCCCTCGCCGGCCTCCAAAACCTCCAAACGGTCTATTGCAGCGACACACAGGTCAGCGACCTGGCGCCCCTCGCCGGCCTCCAAAACCTCCAAGAGATCGATTGCAGCGACACACAGGTCAGCGACCTGGCGCCCCTCGCCGGCCTCGAAAACCTCCAAACGGTCAATTGCAGCGGCTGCCACCTTTCAGACGACTTCGAAACACTTTGGTTTCGACCATCTCTCTCAACGGCAACCCTGTGGAATACAACGTTGCCAAGTGTGCCGGCGGAAGTGCTTTCGCAGTACTATGGCGACAACTGCCTGGCCCGACTGCGCTCCCATTTTCGCGACCTTGGCGAGGGCCGCGAAACCATCGGTGACGTCAAGGTCATGATTCTCGGCAACGGCCGCGTCGGCAAGACAAAAATCTGTCGGCGGTTGAGCGGACAGGACTTTGGCGATCGCAAGGAACCTTCGACGCACGGCATTCGCATATTGTCTGCCCCGCTGCCGCATACCGGCAAGGAGAACCAGCCTGCTAGAAAAATGCAAATCTGGGATTTTGGCGGCCAGGACATCTATCACGGCACCCATGCGCTGTTCATGAAGAGCCGCGCCATATTCCCGCTGGTCTGGACGACAAAATCGGAAGGATCAATCGAGCACGAATATGGCGGGATGCGCTTTGCCAATCAACCTTTGGCATATTGGCTGAGCTATGTTCGCCAATTCGGCGGCACGACCTCGCCACTCATTATCATACAGAACCAGTGCGACGGCCCCCGCGACGAGGTTCTGGAACCTCCATTGCCTGCTGAAAACCGGTCCGATTTTCCGTTTTGCAAGCATGTCCACTACAGCGCACTCAAAGATCTAGGAAGGGCGTCGCTGGACGACGCCATCATTGAGGCGATCAAATGGCTTGACCAGACGCGAGGGGTCGACGTTATCGGGGCGGGCCGGGCGACGGTCAAACGGCAATTGGAGGAAATGCACCGGGCCGATACGGAGCTGCCGGTGAACGAACGCCGGAATCAGGTACTCAGCAAAGCCCAGTTCAGAACGCTATGCGTTGAGGCTGGTGGGATTTCCGATCAGGACTTGCTGCTCGACTATCTCCACAACACCGGCACAGTGTTCTACCAGCGCGAATTGTTTCGCGACAGAATTATCCTCGACCAGCAATGGGCTCTGGATGCGATCTATTCGATTTTCGATCGAGAAAATGTCTACCAACGCCTGACGAGAAGTCGACATGGTCGTTTCGACCGGATCGATTTGGCATCCCTGCTGTGGGACGCTGAAGGTTATAGCATCGATGAGCAGAAGCTTTTTCTCACATTCATGGAATCCTGCGGGGTTTGCTTTCGGGTTAGCGGGAACGATCCGGACGAAGGCAGCGCCCCCGAATACATCGCCCCCGACCTTCTGCCCGAAGAGTCACCGCAGGCCGTTGCCGAGAAATGGAACGCCGACCGCCCAACGGAAGAAAAATCCTATGCCTTCGACCTGCTGCCGCCCGGACTGATGCGCGGCATCATTTCGCGGATCGGTTCGCAAGCCGGACTGTCGGGCGACTATTGGCGACATGGCGTTTATGTGTCCGAGACCCGGACAGGAAGTCGGGGCATCGTTGAAGAACGCTGCGCCGAAGGCTGGAAGGGCGACATCCGTGTTGCAGCCCAGCGAGGACAGGCCAAAACGCTGCTTGCAGCGCTCTGCGAGATCGTCGAACAGGAACAGAAGCGCTTCGGCCTGACCGCGCAAGCTAGCGAGATACGCCAGAAAGCCGAAGAGTTCGAACTCGCCTTTCAGCGTGAGGAGGCCGCTGTGCCCAAGATATTCGTCTCATATGCCTGGGGTGACGAGACCCCCGAGGGCCGCGGTCGTGACGAAGCCGTGGAAGCCCTGTGCAACGACGCCCGCGACCGGGGCATAACCGTTTATCGCGACAAAGATGAACTCCACGTCGGTGACCGCATCTCCGACTTCATGAACATGCTGTCCGCCGGCGACCGGATTTGCATTATCCTTAGCAAAAAATACTTGGAGTCGTCATTCTGCATGAAAGAGTTGTACGATATCTGGAGGAGAAGCGGGTTAAAGGACGATGACCTCCTAGAGAAGATCAGGGTGTACCGTTTGCCGTGTGCAAACATATTCACTGCGGCGGACCGTCTTCGTTGGGGTGCCCACTGGCAGCAACAATACGATGAACTCGATTCCTTGGCCAAGGAAGTCGGGCATCAACTCATGTCGGAAAAGGATTTCAATCACTATAGGCGCATGCAGCGCTTTGCCTCCGACATCGGGGAGATCCTTACTGCGGTCGCCGATGTGGTATTGCCGGCCAATATCGAAGACTACGGTAGGTACTGCTTTGAAGACATTTCCTCCAACGATTCGGACGCCAATACTGGATCCGATTAG
- a CDS encoding Lrp/AsnC family transcriptional regulator, translating into MIDRVDRKILSILQKDCTVPVAEIGRRVGLSTTPCWRRIQRMEEEGVIQGRVAVLDPKKVNAKVTVFVAITTDKHTEDWLSRFAELISEFPEVVEFYRMSGQVDYMLRVVVPDIEAYDAFYKRLIAKIDIADVSSSFAMEQIKYTTALPLSYIEDKKE; encoded by the coding sequence ATGATCGACCGCGTCGACCGCAAGATCCTGTCCATCCTGCAAAAGGACTGCACCGTGCCCGTCGCCGAGATCGGCCGAAGGGTGGGCCTCTCGACGACGCCGTGCTGGCGCCGCATCCAGCGGATGGAGGAGGAGGGCGTGATCCAGGGCCGCGTCGCCGTGCTGGACCCGAAGAAGGTCAACGCCAAGGTGACGGTGTTCGTCGCCATCACCACCGACAAGCACACGGAGGACTGGCTGTCGCGCTTTGCCGAACTGATCAGCGAGTTCCCGGAGGTCGTCGAGTTCTACCGCATGAGCGGCCAGGTCGACTACATGCTCCGCGTCGTCGTCCCCGACATCGAAGCCTACGACGCCTTCTACAAACGCCTCATCGCCAAAATCGACATCGCCGACGTCTCCTCGTCGTTCGCCATGGAGCAGATCAAGTATACGACGGCCCTGCCGCTGAGTTACATTGAGGATAAGAAGGAGTAG